A window of the Microbispora sp. ZYX-F-249 genome harbors these coding sequences:
- a CDS encoding alpha/beta hydrolase — MADGRVERGVVYGPSGKGLDVYRCDGSTSRPAVLLWHGRGPDERDVLEPLARAVAERGVVVFVPDWRSDAPDGGRAHLWESIVFVRGNAGAFGGDAARIVLAGWSLGGKAAAGVGLDGAGPERWRPSGVVAIASGFDAPAPSTGRVPLDDVAATQIEPVPFWLVHGTRDAIVDVEQSRRFADALRQRGWRTTLVEADTDHAGVVMTEYDPERGRCTPARVRHAIEAGRRTAHVLADAALAS; from the coding sequence GTGGCGGATGGACGGGTGGAACGCGGCGTCGTCTACGGGCCGAGCGGCAAGGGCCTCGACGTCTACCGGTGTGACGGTTCCACGTCGCGGCCGGCCGTGCTGCTCTGGCATGGCAGGGGACCCGACGAGCGGGACGTCCTCGAACCGCTGGCACGCGCGGTCGCGGAGCGGGGCGTCGTGGTGTTCGTCCCCGACTGGCGATCCGACGCGCCGGACGGTGGGCGAGCCCACTTGTGGGAGTCGATCGTCTTCGTCCGTGGCAACGCAGGTGCCTTCGGTGGTGACGCCGCACGAATCGTCCTGGCAGGGTGGTCCCTCGGAGGGAAGGCCGCCGCGGGCGTCGGCCTCGACGGCGCCGGCCCCGAGCGCTGGAGGCCTTCCGGAGTGGTCGCGATCGCCTCCGGGTTCGATGCTCCCGCGCCTTCGACGGGCCGCGTCCCCCTCGACGATGTCGCGGCGACGCAGATCGAGCCCGTTCCGTTCTGGCTGGTCCACGGAACACGGGACGCCATCGTGGACGTCGAGCAGTCCCGCCGGTTCGCCGACGCCCTGCGGCAGCGTGGCTGGCGGACGACTCTGGTCGAAGCGGATACGGATCACGCCGGCGTCGTGATGACCGAGTACGACCCCGAGCGGGGGCGCTGCACGCCTGCTCGCGTGCGGCATGCGATCGAAGCCGGCCGCCGCACGGCTCACGTCCTCGCCGACGCCGCTCTTGCCTCCTAG